In the genome of Nycticebus coucang isolate mNycCou1 chromosome X, mNycCou1.pri, whole genome shotgun sequence, the window CTGCTTcttatggggaaggggagggaagctGCTTTGGGCCAGGGATGCACAATCTCCTCTCGCAGGCCAGGGGTTCGGACAGGGGCTGGTTTGGAGGTGCTCAGCTGCTTAAGGATGTGCCAGACATCTGGACAACGGctaggctgtgtgtgtgtgctcctttttttttttttttttttttttttgcagtttctggccagggctgggtttgaacccgccacctccggcatatgggacctgcgccctactcctttgagccacaggcaccgccctgtgctgttttttttttttttttttaacttcgataatccatatgaaaaaaaaatcacactgggataaaagaaaaaaccttaCATTTTGTAATTTAGTACCGTCtccatttaaaattctttctcgGGGTGGTAGGAGCACTTAGAGCCTGGCTCGTGGGCAGTGCTGAATCCTGGGCTGCTGAGGCTTGCCGGATGGGCCCAGGTTCTGGCCTGCCTTGCCCACTTGCAACTCTCCGGCCCTCCATGAGTGCCAGGATCCTCTGTGACCTTCTTCTTGGTCTGCTCCCTGGCAGGTAAGGGTTCTAATCTTACATGGAGGATGACCGAAAAATCCAACGGTGTGAAGAGCTCCCCAGCCAATAACCACAACCATCATGCAGCCCCTGCCATTAAGGCCAATGGCAAAGATGAGCGCAGGACCAGCAGCAGGTGAGTCTGCCGGGCTTGTGTGGTTTGGGAGATGGCCAGGAGTCTGCTCCttcctcccagctctgcctctcatCAGACAGCAAGTAGCCCTTGGTGCTGGGACAATCTCAATAAAAATTGTGGGTTTTCCAGGCACAGTCCAGGAGGGAAGATAAGGGATACCCAGAGAATCCTGGGTCAACTCTGCTCTTTTCTCTGCAGGCCACAGTCTGCCACTGATGATGACACCTCTTCAGAACTGCAGAGGCTGGCGGACATGGATGCCCcacagtgggggaggggtggcttCCGCAGGTGGGTCCCACCACTGTCTGGTGCTCCCCCACTCCTGCCCATGAGGCCTTTCAGTCCCACTTAATCTTTCCTCTAAGACCTCCAGGGAGCACCATCAGTGCCAGCCAAGGTTAACTCCTTCCTACTGATACCTGAGCAACCTCTAAGGCTCCTGGAAGGCGAGCTCACGGTGGCCAGGGGACGCTTCCCTACATCCCTGCCTGTCTCAGCCTGGTGGGAGACATCCTTCCCAGCAGAGAGGCCTAGGTACAGGGCCCGATGTCTCCAACTCAGAGTAGCAGGTTCCATGAGGGAAACAGGAAGCCTGGGGCAAGTTTCCTTCCTGGCCAGGGCTGCCTTAACACACTTGCATCTTGCTCTGAAGTTCTCCTGTTCACCCTCAGCTGAGAAggtgcctcctccaggaagcctttccagGTCTACTGTGCCCCCTTGGGCTTCATTTGGAATCATGCCTGAACCCCTCTGCCCTCAGCGCTGGTCTCTGTCTCAGCTCTTAGCACACAGGGAATCCCAGCCTGTCTGGCCTATCTCCAGCTTTCCCTGTCCGTCTTCCATCCCCCTCAGCAGACTGCGAGTGTTTGGGGGGCAGGTGGCCCCTTAGCAAGCTGGTCTCCTCTCTGGCTCATGCTCCTTCCCTCTCACCTCTAGGATTGCCCGCCTGGTGGGGGTCATCAGAGAGTGGGCCAACAAGAATTTTCGAGAAGAAGAACCTAGGCCTGACTCATTCCTTGAGCGTTTCCGTGGGCCTGAGCTCCAGACCGTGACGACACAGCAGGGAGATGCCAAAGGCGACAAGGATGGAGAGGGCAAGGGCACCAAGTACAGCTGTCCAGCCTGTTGGGGTGAAAGGGCCCTCGAGTGTGCAGCGGGAGGGCTCACTGGAGTTTCTAGGGTCGCTGCCAGGGTCTCAGGGCTATGCTAAGCCCTGCAGGGTTGGAGAAAGTGGGGGGCTGTGATGATCTGCTGTGTTTTCGACCCCAGCACATTTGTATTATTCCTGTCACAGCCTCTCCAATAGCCAGTGGCCTACTTGCCATGGGAGCTTCCAGTGGCTTTTCTCATCTTAGCTGTTCCTTGCCAGATGTCCTCTTGCTGCTCCTGACTGTGGCCCAGAGCCAGCAGTCAGGGAATGCCAACAGAGTGCACTCATGGAGTGATCTGGAGGGCATGTCCTTCCCAGCTTTCTCTGATATGGCAGAAATGGGTCTTGAAGAGGTCATGTGGGCAGAGGGCACTGGCGGTCAAGgcctagatgacagagcaagaggGTACAGGGAGGTCAGAGAAGGCAGAGCTGGGGAGTTTGTAAGGAATGCGTAGGCAACTGCTGATGTCTGGCCCAGCTGACATTTCCCACCTCTGGCCAGTGGAAGAAGAAGGCCCTTGCCAAGGCAGGACTCGGCATGTGGGAAAATGATTTGGAGGCTGGAGGCCAGGGAGCAGAAATGGAGTCTGGGGCAGGCAGGAAGCACATGGTGCTCACTTGTCTGGAGTTCCTCCCTCcgcaggagggaggtgggaacaGGCCCATGTCCTCACTACCACCCTGTGGAAATCTCTCCCAGCCCCATCCCTGCTGAAAGCTCTGCCTCTGGAGTGCCCTCTGAGCAAGGGGCCTCCAGAgcacacaggagctggtgggctTCTCTAGGTTCCAAATGCCCAGAGAGGTGTCCCTCCCGCCTCTGGGCTCCACTCAGATGTCTGGCACCAGCTTGTGGGGCGCCAAACAATGGAGCCCTAAGCCAGCACACCCTCACCCAACAAGTCTCCTCAGGCAGTGCTTCCTCAGGGACCCTTGTCCTCTGGGGACTGAGGTGCTGCCACACAGCGGAACCTGATCCCCAAGCCTGGCCTCTGTCTGTCTCCTCAGGAAGAAATTTGAACTATTTGTTTTGGACCCGGCCGGGGACTGGTATTACCGCTGGCTGTTTGTCATTGCCATGCCTGTCCTCTACAACTGGTGCCTGCTGGTGGCCAGGTGAGCAGGGCCTGGGAGGGGGTGGCTAAAGCAGTCCAGTCCACAGGCCCTGGGGTTGAGAGCACAGCAGTCCCATCTGTGGACACTTTATCCCAACTCAGCCCTTTTCCCCTGGCTGCCAGCTGTCCCTCCGCCTGCCAGTAGCACCTCCTCTCCCGTAATTTCATGTGCCACCACGGCTTCCTACCTGTCCTGTTCCTGGAATACTGGGTGAGCCCCCCCCTTCCCATACACATTCCTGGAAGACACTCTTGTCTCTTCTGGTGCACCCTCCACACTTGCAATGAGCATGTTTTCTACAAATTGCTATTCGATCAGGCCACTCGCTCCTCATAAATCCTTCATGGCTCCCACTGCCCACAGGATGAAGTTTAAGCCCTGAGCATGGGCTTCACGGCCCTCTGGACCTGGCTTTCTCTCTTGCTCCAACTTCTGCAAACACTCACTGCTCTTGGATCAGAATGTGTTGTTTCCTCAAGAGAAAAATCCCTTACCAGTACCCAACCCATGGAGATTCTTCCCCCAGCAGGCTCAGTCCAAAAGGAGCTCTGCCTGGCAGCGTGCCCACCCTACTCCATCCCCACCTCAGTCATTGCATCTGCTGCGTCCTCGGTCTGTGCTCAGTGCTGGGGAGGGTATGCTGAGGAGGGTGCTGGGGAGCCCTCTGTGCAAACAGGAAGGGGCTGGAGTTTGAGTATCAATGTGAGCAAGTAGTCAGAATTAAGCGCTCCTCCCTCTGCACACTCACTGCACCATCCCTGTCTCTGCCCTATCCCTAGGTTCCCACTCAGTCACCATATCATGTTCATTCCTTCTAAGAAGCTACTACAGCCTCCAACCTTGCGCATTCCCACCAATACCCTCCCTTTTGCCTGCACTGGCCAGTGTTGCATGCTGGGGGCTCAGTGGGGATGTGACCAGAAGATGAGCATGGAAGGGATTCAGCTGTGCCCTGTAGTTTTCTCTTCCAGTGACTTATTCATGCATTTAACTCACGCCCACTGTGCTCTTGCATCCTGGTGCCCTGGGTGAGGCATGAGGCAGGAGTAGTGACTCAGAGAAGGTCTCTGCCTTCCTGGAGCTCACAATCCAGTGAGTAAGACCCCAAAATAATGGTCAATGATGAGATCTGTGTAGTGATATCGATGTAGAAGTTCCTTGTCAGTATCTCCTTGGCATTAGTCTGGCTGCAACTCTACAATGCCCCTGCTGGCCACCCTAAGCCTTGTACACAGTGGCCACTCAGTTTGGGGCTTCCAAGAGACCTTGGCAGGCTCTGAGGGTGAAGCACGGCCCTGTCCTCCTGCAGAGCCTGTTTCAGTGACCTACAGAAAGGCTACTACCTGGTGTGGCTGGTGCTGGACTACTTCTCAGACGCGGTCTACATCACAGACCTCTTCATCCGACTGCGCACAGGTCAGTGAGCAGCAGGAGCATAAAGGGAGTAGCATCACCCGTAAGTCCAAATGTCTGAGTCCATAGTTTTGGGAAGCCCACTGGATACAACTGCGTGGCTGAGACTCTGGTAGATGGTTGCCCTTCTTTGAGCCTCAGGATCCCACATGCTAGAGAGCTTTGGACCTATGGATGGCCTCTTACCATCCTTCTAGAGAGTCCTGCTCTATGAGTCATCTGCCTCCTTGGGAAGGAGGGTTGCATGGGCAGTTTGGTCCTTGATGTGCATTATTCTATAGAGAGGGACAGGTCTGAGGACAGGGGTGATGTGCTGGCTTGTGTGTCTTCTAGGTTTCCTGGAACAGGGGTTGCTGGTCAAAGACCCCAAAAAACTACGGGACAACTATATCCATACCTTGCAGTTCAAACTGGATGTGGCTTCCATTATCCCCACAGACTTGATCTATTTCGCTGTGGGCATCCACAGCCCCGAGCTGCGCTTCAACCGCCTGCTACACTTTGCCCGCATGTTCGAGTTCTTTGACCGCACTGAGACACGCACCAGCTACCCCAACATCTTCCGCATCAGCAACCTAGTTCTCTACATCTTGGTCATCATCCACTGGAATGCCTGCATCTATTACGCCATCTCCAAGTCCATAGGCTTTGGGGTTGACACCTGGGTTTACCCCAACATCACTGACCCTGAATATGGCTATCTGGCTAGGGAATATGTCTACTGCCTTTACTGGTCCACGTTGACCCTCACCACCATTGGGGAGACACCACCTCCCGTAAAGGATGAAGAGTACCTATTTGTCATCTTTGACTTCCTGATTGGTGTCCTCATCTTTGCCACCATTGTAGGAAATGTGGGTTCCATGATCTCTAACATGAATGCCACCAGGGCAGAGTTTCAAGCCAAGATTGATGCTGTCAAACACTACATGCAGTTCCGCAAGGTCAGCAAGGAGATGGAAGCCAAGGTCATTAAGTGGTTTGACTATTTGTGGACTAATAAGAAGACTGTGGATGAGCGGGAAGTTCTCAAGAATCTGCCAGCCAAGCTTAGGGCTGAGATAGCCATCAATGTCCACCTGTCCACACTGAAGAAAGTGCGCATCTTCCACGACTGTGAGGCTGGCCTGCTAGTGGAGCTTGTACTAAAGCTCCGTCCTCAGGTGTTTAGCCCTGGGGATTATATTTGCCGCAAAGGGGACATTGGCAAGGAGATGTACATAATCAAGGAGGGCAAGTTGGCAGTGGTGGCTGATGATGGTGTGACTCAATATGCCCTGCTCTTGGCTGGCAGCTGCTTTGGAGAGATCAGTATCCTTAACATTAAGGGCAGCAAAATGGGGAATCGACGCACAGCCAATATCCGTAGCCTAGGCTACTCAGACCTCTTCTGCTTGTCCAAGGATGATCTTATGGAAGCTGTGACTGAGTACCCAGATGCCAAGAAGGTCTTGGAAGAGAGGGGTCGGGAGATCCTGATGAAGGAGGGGCTGCTGGATGAGAATGAGGTGGCAACCAGCATGGAGGTGGATGTGCAGGAGAAGCTGGAGCAGCTGGAGACCAACATGGAAACCTTGTACACTCGCTTTGGCCGCCTGCTGGCTGAGTACACGGGAGCCCAGCAGAAGCTCAAGCAGCGCATCACAGTCCTAGAGACCAAGATGAAACAGAACAATGAAGATGACTACCTGTCAGATGGGATGAACAGCCCTGAGCCAGAAGCTGAGGA includes:
- the CNGA2 gene encoding cyclic nucleotide-gated olfactory channel, whose product is MTEKSNGVKSSPANNHNHHAAPAIKANGKDERRTSSRPQSATDDDTSSELQRLADMDAPQWGRGGFRRIARLVGVIREWANKNFREEEPRPDSFLERFRGPELQTVTTQQGDAKGDKDGEGKGTKKKFELFVLDPAGDWYYRWLFVIAMPVLYNWCLLVARACFSDLQKGYYLVWLVLDYFSDAVYITDLFIRLRTGFLEQGLLVKDPKKLRDNYIHTLQFKLDVASIIPTDLIYFAVGIHSPELRFNRLLHFARMFEFFDRTETRTSYPNIFRISNLVLYILVIIHWNACIYYAISKSIGFGVDTWVYPNITDPEYGYLAREYVYCLYWSTLTLTTIGETPPPVKDEEYLFVIFDFLIGVLIFATIVGNVGSMISNMNATRAEFQAKIDAVKHYMQFRKVSKEMEAKVIKWFDYLWTNKKTVDEREVLKNLPAKLRAEIAINVHLSTLKKVRIFHDCEAGLLVELVLKLRPQVFSPGDYICRKGDIGKEMYIIKEGKLAVVADDGVTQYALLLAGSCFGEISILNIKGSKMGNRRTANIRSLGYSDLFCLSKDDLMEAVTEYPDAKKVLEERGREILMKEGLLDENEVATSMEVDVQEKLEQLETNMETLYTRFGRLLAEYTGAQQKLKQRITVLETKMKQNNEDDYLSDGMNSPEPEAEEKP